In Cervus canadensis isolate Bull #8, Minnesota chromosome 6, ASM1932006v1, whole genome shotgun sequence, one DNA window encodes the following:
- the CPNE6 gene encoding copine-6 isoform X1, translating into MSDPEMAWVPEPPAMTLGASRVELRVSCHGLLDRDTLTKPHPCVLLKLHSDEQWVEVERTEVLRSCSSPVFSRVLALEYFFEEKQPLQFHVFDAEDGSTSPRNDTFLGSTECTLGQIVSQTKVTKPLLLKNGKNAGKSTITIVAEEVSGTNDYVQLTFRAHKLDNKDLFSKSDPFMEIYKTNGDQSDQLVWRTEVVKNNLNPSWEPFRLSLHSLCSCDIHRPLKFLVYDYDSSGKHDFIGEFTSTFQEMQEGTANPGQEMQWDCINPKYRDKKKNYKSSGTVVLAQCTVEKVHTFLDYIMGGCQISFTVAIDFTASNGDPRSSQSLHCLSPRQPNHYLQALRAVGGICQDYDSDKRFPAFGFGARIPPNFEVSHDFAINFDPENPECEEISGVIASYRRCLPQIQLYGPTNVAPIINRVAEPAQREQSTGQATKYSVLLVLTDGVVSDMAETRTAIVRASRLPMSIIIVGVGNADFSDMRLLDGDDGTLRCPRGVPAARDIVQFVPFRDFKDASPSALAKCVLAEVPRQVVEYYASQGISPGPPRPCTPATTPSPSP; encoded by the exons ATGTCCGACCCAGAGATGGCCTGGGTGCCCGAGCCCCCAGCCATGACGCTGGGGGCCTCGAGAGTGGAGCTGCGGGTGTCCTGCCACGGCCTCCTCGACCGAGACACACTCACCAAGCCCCACCCCTGTGTGCTGCTCAAGCTCCACTCCGATGAGCAGTGGGTGGAG GTGGAGCGCACAGAGGTGCTGCGCTCCTGCTCCAGCCCCGTCTTCTCCCGGGTGCTGGCCCTGGAGTACTTCTTCGAGGAGAAGCAGCCCCTGCAGTTCCACGTGTTTGATGCCGAGGACGGATCCACCAGTCCCCGCAACGATACCTTCCTCGGCTCCACCGAGTGCACCTTGGGGCAG ATCGTGTCACAAACCAAGGTCACTAAGCCTCTGCTACTGAAGAATGGGAAGAACGCGGGCAAGTCCACCATTACG ATTGTGGCCGAAGAGGTATCTGGCACCAACGACTATGTGCAGCTCACCTTCAGAGCCCACAAGCTGGACAACAAG GACCTGTTCAGCAAGTCTGACCCTTTCATGGAGATCTATAAGACCAACGGGGACCAGAGCGACCAGCTGGTCTGGAGGACGGAG GTGGTGAAGAACAATCTGAACCCCAGCTGGGAGCCATTCCGTCTGTCCCTGCACTCCTTGTGCAGCTGTGATATCCACCGGCCTCTCAAG TTCCTGGTGTATGACTATGACTCCAGTGGGAAGCATGACTTCATTGGCGAGTTCACCAGCACCttccaggagatgcaggaaggAACAGCAAACCCTGGGCAGGAG ATGCAGTGGGACTGTATCAACCCCAAGTACCGGGACAAGAAGAAGAATTACAAGAGCTCAGGGACCGTAGTGCTGGCCCAGTGCACG GTGGAGAAGGTGCACACCTTCCTGGATTACATCATGGGGGGCTGCCAGATCAGCTTCACG GTGGCAATCGACTTCACGGCCTCCAATGGGGACCCAAGGAGCAGCCAGTCCCTGCACTGCCTGAGTCCCCGCCAGCCCAACCACTACCTGCAGGCCCTGCGTGCAGTGGGAGGCATCTGCCAGGACTACGACAG TGACAAGCGGTTCCCAGCATTTGGCTTTGGAGCTCGAATCCCACCCAACTTCGAG GTGTCCCATGACTTTGCTATCAACTTTGACCCTGAAAATCCTGAATGTGAAG AGATCTCAGGGGTCATTGCCTCCTACCGCCGTTGCCTGCCCCAGATCCAGCTCTATGGCCCCACCAACGTGGCCCCCATCATCAACCGCGTGGCGGAGCCAGCTCAGCGGGAGCAGAGCACTGGCCAAGCCACG AAGTACTCGGTGCTGCTGGTGCTCACAGACGGTGTGGTGAGCGACATGGCTGAGACCCGCACCGCCATCGTGCGCGCCTCCCGCCTGCCCATGTCCATCATCATTGTGGGCGTGGGCAATGCCGATTTCTCTGACATGAGACTGCTGGACGGCGACGATGGTACCTTGCGCTGCCCCCGAGGGGTGCCCGCGGCTCGCGACATCGTCCAGTTCGTGCCGTTCCGGGACTTCAAGGAT GCCTCACCCTCTGCGCTAGCAAAGTGTGTCCTGGCCGAGGTGCCCCGGCAGGTGGTGGAGTACTACGCCAGCCAGGGCATCAGCCCCGGGCCCCCCAGGCCCTGCACGCCAGCCACGACCCCCAGCCCTAGCCCATGA
- the NRL gene encoding neural retina-specific leucine zipper protein, with product MALPPSPLAMEYVNDFDLMKFEVKREPSEGRSGPPTASLGSTPYSSVPPSPTFSEPGMVGPTEGTRPGLEELYWLATLQQQLGAGEALGLSPEEAVELLQGQSPVPVEGPHAYYPGSPEETGAQHAQLAERFSDAALVSMSVRELNRQLRGCGRDEALRLKQRRRTLKNRGYAQACRSKRLQQRRGLEAERARLATQLDALRAEVARLARERDLYKARCELLAPSGLGPEATPTSSSEPLATEWWSRWAGGAHHPGGGCAIH from the exons ATGGCACTGCCTCCCAGTCCCCTGGCCATGGAATATGTTAATGACTTTGACTTGATGAAGTTTGAGGTAAAGCGGGAGCCCTCAGAGGGGCGATCTGGCCCCCCGACAGCCTCACTGGGCTCCACCCCCTACAGCTCAGTGCCTCCTTCACCCACCTTCAGTGAGCCAGGCATGGTGGGGCCCACTGAGGGCACCCGGCCAGGCCTGGAGGAGCTGTACTGGCTGGCCACCCTGCAACagcagctgggggctggggaggcgcTGGGGCTAAGTCCCGAGGAGGCTGTGGAACTGCTGCAGGGTCAGAGCCCAGTCCCTGTTGAAGGGCCCCATGCCTACTACCCAGGGAGCCCAGAGGAGACAGGAGCCCAGCATGCCCAG CTGGCCGAGCGGTTTTCCGACGCGGCGCTCGTATCGATGTCTGTGCGGGAGCTAAACCGACAGCTGCGGGGCTGCGGGCGCGACGAGGCGCTGCGGCTGAAGCAGAGGCGCCGCACGCTGAAGAACCGCGGGTACGCGCAGGCCTGTCGGTCCAAGCGACTGCAACAGCGGCGGGGGCTGGAGGCGGAGCGCGCCCGCCTGGCCACCCAGCTGGACGCGCTGCGGGCGGAAGTGGCTCGCCTGGCTAGGGAACGCGACCTCTACAAGGCTCGCTGTGAACTGCTGGCCCCGAGTGGCCTGGGGCCAGAGGCCACGCCCACCTCTTCCTCTGAGCCCCTGGCCACCGAGTGGTGGAGTCGGTGGGCGGGCGGTGCGCATCACCCGGGAGGCGGCTGTGCCATTCACTAG
- the CPNE6 gene encoding copine-6 isoform X2: MSDPEMAWVPEPPAMTLGASRVELRVSCHGLLDRDTLTKPHPCVLLKLHSDEQWVEVERTEVLRSCSSPVFSRVLALEYFFEEKQPLQFHVFDAEDGSTSPRNDTFLGSTECTLGQIVSQTKVTKPLLLKNGKNAGKSTITIVAEEVSGTNDYVQLTFRAHKLDNKDLFSKSDPFMEIYKTNGDQSDQLVWRTEVVKNNLNPSWEPFRLSLHSLCSCDIHRPLKFLVYDYDSSGKHDFIGEFTSTFQEMQEGTANPGQEMQWDCINPKYRDKKKNYKSSGTVVLAQCTVEKVHTFLDYIMGGCQISFTVAIDFTASNGDPRSSQSLHCLSPRQPNHYLQALRAVGGICQDYDSDKRFPAFGFGARIPPNFEVSHDFAINFDPENPECEGKKGDSHQPCLPSYSLLPTPMQEHRLHSHGPSPLPLHGSSVCMHLVRLSAPDQISAHPTLPAPEPSNSPA, translated from the exons ATGTCCGACCCAGAGATGGCCTGGGTGCCCGAGCCCCCAGCCATGACGCTGGGGGCCTCGAGAGTGGAGCTGCGGGTGTCCTGCCACGGCCTCCTCGACCGAGACACACTCACCAAGCCCCACCCCTGTGTGCTGCTCAAGCTCCACTCCGATGAGCAGTGGGTGGAG GTGGAGCGCACAGAGGTGCTGCGCTCCTGCTCCAGCCCCGTCTTCTCCCGGGTGCTGGCCCTGGAGTACTTCTTCGAGGAGAAGCAGCCCCTGCAGTTCCACGTGTTTGATGCCGAGGACGGATCCACCAGTCCCCGCAACGATACCTTCCTCGGCTCCACCGAGTGCACCTTGGGGCAG ATCGTGTCACAAACCAAGGTCACTAAGCCTCTGCTACTGAAGAATGGGAAGAACGCGGGCAAGTCCACCATTACG ATTGTGGCCGAAGAGGTATCTGGCACCAACGACTATGTGCAGCTCACCTTCAGAGCCCACAAGCTGGACAACAAG GACCTGTTCAGCAAGTCTGACCCTTTCATGGAGATCTATAAGACCAACGGGGACCAGAGCGACCAGCTGGTCTGGAGGACGGAG GTGGTGAAGAACAATCTGAACCCCAGCTGGGAGCCATTCCGTCTGTCCCTGCACTCCTTGTGCAGCTGTGATATCCACCGGCCTCTCAAG TTCCTGGTGTATGACTATGACTCCAGTGGGAAGCATGACTTCATTGGCGAGTTCACCAGCACCttccaggagatgcaggaaggAACAGCAAACCCTGGGCAGGAG ATGCAGTGGGACTGTATCAACCCCAAGTACCGGGACAAGAAGAAGAATTACAAGAGCTCAGGGACCGTAGTGCTGGCCCAGTGCACG GTGGAGAAGGTGCACACCTTCCTGGATTACATCATGGGGGGCTGCCAGATCAGCTTCACG GTGGCAATCGACTTCACGGCCTCCAATGGGGACCCAAGGAGCAGCCAGTCCCTGCACTGCCTGAGTCCCCGCCAGCCCAACCACTACCTGCAGGCCCTGCGTGCAGTGGGAGGCATCTGCCAGGACTACGACAG TGACAAGCGGTTCCCAGCATTTGGCTTTGGAGCTCGAATCCCACCCAACTTCGAG GTGTCCCATGACTTTGCTATCAACTTTGACCCTGAAAATCCTGAATGTGAAGGTAAGAAAGGAGATTCccaccagccctgcctccctTCATATAGCTTGCTGCCCACTCCCATGCAGGAGCACAGACTCCATTCCCATgggcccagccccctgccccttcATGGTTCCAGTGTCTGCATGCATTTGGTAAGACTTTCAGCCCCTGACCAGATATCTGCCCACCCAACTCTACCAGCACCTGAACCATCCAACTCTCCTGCTTAG